The sequence CGCATGGCCTCAGCCGAGCGAGGAAATGGAAAGCAGGAGAGAGACGATGGAAGCGAGTAGCGAGGAGCGCGGAGCAGTCTCCTTCTATTTTCTATTTCCTCTATCCTATTTCCTCGTCCCTCGTCCCGGCCTCAGCCGAAGAACGTGCCGCCGTTGACGTGCAGCACCTGGCCGGTGATCTGCCGCGCCGCCCCGGATTCCGAGGCGAGGAAGACGGCGGCGTCCGCGATCTCCTCCGGCTTGATGATCGCGCCGAAGGGCATGCGGCGGGCGCTGGCGGCGATCTCCTCCTCGCTCATACCGTCGCGCGGCTGGGCCGTGTCGGTCAGGCCCGGCGCGATCGCGTTCACACGGATGCCGTGCGGCGCCAGCTCCAGGGCCAGCGTGCGCACCAGCCCGACGATGCCGCCCTTGCTCGCCGTGTAGTGGGCGCCGCGCGGCGAGCCTCGATACGCCGCCTGCGAGGAGATGCAGACGATCGCGCCCGGCCGCCCCAGCGCCACCAGCCGCCGCGCCACGGCCTGGGCGCACAAAAAGGCGCCCTTCAGGTTCACGCCGAGCACGCGGTCGTACTCGGCTTCCGCGATCTCCAGGAACGGGGCGCGGGGGAAGATGCCGGCGTTGTTCACCAGCACCTCGATCGGGCCAAGCTCGCGCTCGGCCGTCTCGACCATCCGCCGCACGTCTTCGGCCCGGGAGACGTCGCCCTGCACCAGCGCCGCGCGGCCGCCCGCCGCGCGCACGCCCGCCGCCACCTGCTCGGCGGCCTCGGCGTCGTTCAGCCAGTTGATCGCCACGCTTTCGCCCGCTCGCGCGAAGGCCAGCGCCGTGGCCGCGCCGATTCCCTGCTGCGCGCCCGTCACCAGCACCACCCTGCCCGCGTCCGCCATCGCGCTACCTCCCACGGAAGCCGTTCTCTCAGTGTGGCAGAAGATACAATGTGGCGGCGTGACGCCGCGTCCGCCTCGTGCTCAGCGCAGTAGCGCAGTAGCAGTAATAGAGAAGGTGCAGCG comes from Dehalococcoidia bacterium and encodes:
- a CDS encoding SDR family NAD(P)-dependent oxidoreductase, whose translation is MADAGRVVLVTGAQQGIGAATALAFARAGESVAINWLNDAEAAEQVAAGVRAAGGRAALVQGDVSRAEDVRRMVETAERELGPIEVLVNNAGIFPRAPFLEIAEAEYDRVLGVNLKGAFLCAQAVARRLVALGRPGAIVCISSQAAYRGSPRGAHYTASKGGIVGLVRTLALELAPHGIRVNAIAPGLTDTAQPRDGMSEEEIAASARRMPFGAIIKPEEIADAAVFLASESGAARQITGQVLHVNGGTFFG